A window from Vulcanimicrobium alpinum encodes these proteins:
- a CDS encoding MogA/MoaB family molybdenum cofactor biosynthesis protein has protein sequence MTTLYPVAVIVLSDRAHSGERPDACIPVVRDALLGNPLAIDDERVLPDDPAALQAALIELCEGPTRLVLTSGGTGLGPRDKTPQATQAVLDYEVPGIAEAMRAASMKHTRGAMLSRAVAGVRNRSLIVNLPGSPKAVRETLDAIAGALPHALELLAGDATDRHPTGCHEV, from the coding sequence GTGACGACGCTCTACCCGGTCGCGGTGATCGTGCTCTCCGATCGCGCCCACAGCGGCGAACGCCCCGACGCGTGCATCCCGGTCGTGCGCGACGCGCTCCTGGGCAATCCGCTCGCGATCGACGACGAACGCGTCCTCCCCGACGATCCCGCGGCGCTGCAGGCCGCGCTGATCGAACTGTGCGAGGGGCCAACGCGACTCGTCCTCACCTCGGGCGGGACGGGCTTGGGTCCGCGCGACAAGACGCCCCAGGCGACGCAAGCCGTTCTCGACTACGAAGTGCCGGGGATCGCCGAAGCGATGCGCGCCGCTTCGATGAAGCACACGCGCGGCGCGATGCTCTCGCGCGCCGTGGCGGGCGTGCGAAACCGTTCGCTGATCGTCAACTTACCGGGGAGTCCGAAAGCGGTGCGCGAGACGCTCGACGCGATCGCCGGCGCGCTTCCGCACGCGCTCGAGCTGCTCGCCGGCGACGCAACAGATCGTCATCCGACCGGGTGTCACGAGGTATGA
- a CDS encoding cysteine synthase A, which translates to MRDGVAGTIGNTPLIALPKLSAAIGRTILGKAEFLNPGGSVKDRAARGIIDDFERRGLLAPGGTIVEGTAGNTGIGLTVVANGRGYRTVIVVPDDQAPEKYALLRTLGADLRIVAAVPFADPANYYHQARALAESMPGAVWANQFENLANRDAHEATTGPEIYDQAGGALDAFVTSAGTGGTIGGVSRALKARDASIRTVLADPYGSALYSYVKHGTLDVEGDSNAEGIGIKRIVANFSGAPVDDALRVDDRAMVEMAHWLTHHEGLFVGGSAALNVVGAARFARMLPEGARVATILCDGGDRYRSRLYDAAWLAEKELTPSATDLSFL; encoded by the coding sequence GTGCGCGACGGCGTCGCCGGTACGATCGGGAACACGCCGCTGATCGCGCTGCCGAAGCTCTCGGCGGCGATCGGGCGCACGATCCTCGGGAAAGCCGAGTTTCTCAATCCCGGCGGCTCGGTCAAGGATCGCGCGGCGCGCGGAATCATCGACGACTTCGAGCGGCGCGGTCTGCTCGCGCCCGGCGGAACGATCGTCGAAGGGACCGCCGGCAACACCGGGATCGGGCTGACCGTCGTCGCGAACGGGCGCGGCTACCGCACCGTCATCGTCGTCCCCGACGATCAGGCGCCCGAGAAATACGCGCTGCTGCGCACCCTCGGTGCCGACCTGCGGATCGTCGCCGCCGTGCCGTTCGCCGATCCCGCCAACTACTACCACCAGGCGCGCGCGCTCGCGGAGTCGATGCCGGGCGCGGTGTGGGCGAATCAGTTCGAGAACCTCGCCAACCGCGACGCGCACGAAGCGACGACCGGTCCGGAGATCTACGACCAGGCCGGCGGCGCGCTCGACGCGTTCGTCACCTCGGCCGGGACGGGCGGAACGATCGGCGGCGTCTCGCGTGCGCTCAAGGCGCGCGATGCGTCGATCCGCACGGTCCTCGCCGATCCGTACGGTTCCGCGCTCTACTCCTACGTGAAGCACGGGACGCTCGACGTCGAAGGCGACTCGAACGCAGAGGGAATCGGGATCAAACGGATCGTCGCGAACTTCTCCGGCGCACCGGTCGACGACGCGCTGCGCGTCGACGACCGCGCGATGGTCGAGATGGCACACTGGCTCACGCATCACGAAGGGCTGTTCGTCGGCGGCTCCGCTGCGCTCAACGTCGTCGGCGCAGCGCGCTTCGCGCGTATGCTCCCCGAGGGCGCGCGCGTCGCGACGATCCTGTGCGACGGCGGCGACCGCTACCGCTCCCGGCTCTACGACGCGGCGTGGCTCGCCGAGAAAGAACTCACCCCGTCGGCGACGGACCTTTCGTTCCTGTGA
- the moaC gene encoding cyclic pyranopterin monophosphate synthase MoaC, translating into MSAPKLSHVAADGSLTMVDVGAKPAAARSARAEALVVLPAAAAAALRDATLAKGDAFAAAQLAGIMAAKRTGELIPLAHPIPLGAVDVAFAWDDQTTLRITAHANTVGQTGVEMEALIAASVAALTVYDMCKAVDKGIVIRSIRLLEKTGGKSGAWAASATP; encoded by the coding sequence GTGAGCGCGCCGAAGCTCTCGCACGTCGCCGCCGACGGTTCGCTGACGATGGTCGACGTCGGCGCGAAGCCCGCGGCGGCGCGCAGCGCGCGCGCCGAGGCCCTGGTGGTGCTCCCCGCCGCAGCCGCCGCCGCACTGCGCGACGCGACGCTGGCGAAGGGCGACGCGTTCGCCGCCGCCCAGCTCGCCGGAATCATGGCAGCGAAACGGACGGGCGAGCTGATCCCACTCGCGCACCCGATCCCGCTCGGCGCCGTCGACGTCGCGTTCGCTTGGGACGACCAGACGACGCTGCGGATCACCGCTCACGCGAACACCGTCGGTCAAACCGGCGTCGAAATGGAAGCGCTGATCGCGGCGAGCGTCGCGGCGCTCACCGTCTACGATATGTGCAAGGCCGTCGACAAAGGGATCGTCATTCGTTCGATACGCCTGCTCGAGAAGACCGGCGGCAAGTCGGGGGCGTGGGCCGCGTCCGCCACGCCGTGA